One Pontibacter deserti genomic region harbors:
- a CDS encoding MlaD family protein, with amino-acid sequence MKIRKEIKVALLGIVALVILYFGFKFLKGAELFSDTRTFYVVYNNVDGLTASNPVMLNGVQVGSVQELKLMPKEHNHILVSIEVQEDLQIGDSTIAALASSDLLGSKAITLYLGNSKKMYKGGERLIPFNEKSIADMLSSKAVPVIDKVDTTLARVNRLLDSEAKQNIQLILANTQATTEALNQMLRANQRNINDITTNTNRLMASLVKTQRHIDRVALNMAEITDTLKRAEVNKLVDNANKAVMEMQQTVAKLNSNQGSMGKLMNDDVLYENMARSTEALNMLLRDIQAYPKRYVQFSLIGRKDKYKVDATGRVITLEEVKEMQDENPDEFRRPVPDTLKVPLKTDTTKSK; translated from the coding sequence GTGAAAATAAGAAAAGAAATAAAAGTTGCGCTGCTTGGAATAGTAGCACTTGTAATACTATACTTCGGGTTCAAGTTCCTGAAAGGGGCTGAGCTGTTCTCCGATACCAGGACCTTCTACGTGGTGTATAATAACGTAGACGGCCTTACTGCCTCTAACCCTGTTATGCTGAATGGCGTGCAGGTAGGCTCTGTGCAGGAACTGAAGCTTATGCCTAAGGAGCACAATCATATCCTTGTCTCTATAGAAGTGCAGGAAGATCTGCAGATCGGTGATTCAACTATAGCTGCACTTGCCAGCTCAGACCTTTTAGGTAGCAAAGCCATTACCTTATACTTAGGCAACAGCAAAAAAATGTACAAAGGCGGGGAACGCCTGATCCCGTTCAACGAAAAAAGTATAGCTGATATGCTTTCGTCTAAGGCAGTACCGGTTATAGATAAGGTAGATACCACCTTAGCACGCGTTAACCGCCTGCTCGACAGCGAAGCCAAACAAAACATACAGCTTATACTTGCCAATACTCAGGCTACTACAGAGGCTCTGAATCAGATGCTGCGTGCTAACCAGCGCAATATTAACGATATAACTACCAATACAAACAGGCTTATGGCATCGCTGGTGAAAACGCAGCGCCACATAGACCGTGTAGCCCTGAACATGGCTGAAATTACCGATACCCTAAAACGCGCAGAGGTAAATAAGCTGGTAGACAATGCCAACAAAGCCGTAATGGAGATGCAGCAGACAGTTGCTAAACTAAATTCTAACCAGGGTTCTATGGGTAAGCTGATGAACGATGATGTGCTGTATGAAAATATGGCCCGCTCTACGGAGGCACTTAACATGTTGCTGCGCGATATTCAGGCGTACCCGAAACGTTATGTACAGTTCTCGCTGATTGGCAGAAAAGACAAGTATAAAGTAGATGCTACAGGCCGTGTAATAACACTGGAGGAAGTGAAAGAGATGCAGGATGAGAACCCGGATGAGTTCAGAAGACCTGTGCCGGATACACTTAAAGTCCCGTTAAAAACGGATACAACAAAATCTAAATAA
- a CDS encoding acyl-CoA carboxylase subunit beta, producing MDIEFNKNEDSLKQLTFQLKSKLKKVYLGGGEKRIEKEHEKGKMTARERIAYLLDEGTEFLEMGAFAGDGMYPEVGGCPSGGVVTGIGYIKGRQCVVVANDATVKAGAWFPITAKKNLRAQEISIENKLPIVYLVDSAGVFLPMQNEIFPDKEHFGRMFRNNAVMSSMGIVQIAAIMGSCVAGGAYLPIMSDEALIVEGTGSVFLGGSYLVKSAIGETIDNETLGGATTHCEISGVTDYKCKDDKEALDHIRTIFDKLGDNPKAGFSRVEPAAPKLNEQEIYGILPADRVKPYDMMDIILRLVDNSEFEPYKELYGQSLICGLGRIDGWAVGIVANQRKIVKSKKGEMQMGGVIYSDSADKAARFIMNCNQKKIPLVFLQDVSGFMVGSKAEHGGIIKDGAKMVNAMANSVVPKFTIIVGNSYGAGNYAMCGKAYDPRLIYSWPTAQLAVMSGAAAAKTLLQIQVSALKAKGEEITPEAEQELLERITAKYNEELSPYYAAARLWVDGIIDPLETRKVISMGIEAANHAPIEKPYNVGVIQT from the coding sequence ATGGATATCGAATTCAATAAAAACGAAGACTCCTTAAAACAGCTTACCTTTCAGCTTAAATCAAAACTAAAAAAAGTTTACCTGGGCGGTGGTGAAAAACGCATCGAGAAAGAGCACGAAAAAGGCAAGATGACTGCCCGTGAGCGTATTGCTTACCTGCTTGATGAGGGCACTGAGTTCCTGGAGATGGGTGCTTTTGCAGGCGATGGTATGTACCCTGAAGTTGGTGGCTGCCCGAGCGGCGGCGTGGTTACAGGTATTGGTTACATTAAAGGTCGTCAGTGCGTGGTAGTTGCCAACGATGCCACCGTTAAAGCCGGTGCCTGGTTCCCGATAACGGCCAAGAAAAACCTGCGTGCCCAGGAGATATCCATCGAAAATAAACTGCCTATAGTTTACCTTGTAGATAGTGCCGGCGTGTTTTTGCCGATGCAGAACGAAATCTTCCCCGATAAAGAGCACTTTGGCCGCATGTTCCGGAACAACGCGGTAATGAGCTCGATGGGTATAGTTCAGATTGCTGCCATTATGGGGAGTTGTGTGGCCGGTGGTGCATATTTGCCCATCATGAGCGACGAAGCCCTTATAGTTGAGGGTACTGGTTCTGTATTCTTAGGTGGTTCATACTTAGTAAAATCTGCCATCGGCGAAACGATTGATAACGAAACACTGGGCGGTGCAACCACGCATTGTGAAATATCCGGTGTAACAGACTATAAATGCAAAGACGATAAAGAAGCGCTGGATCACATCCGCACTATTTTCGATAAGCTGGGTGATAACCCGAAAGCTGGTTTCAGCCGCGTAGAGCCTGCTGCTCCAAAACTAAATGAGCAGGAAATTTACGGTATACTGCCAGCCGACCGTGTGAAACCTTACGACATGATGGACATCATCCTGCGTCTGGTAGATAACTCGGAGTTCGAACCCTATAAAGAACTATATGGTCAGTCGCTGATTTGCGGGTTGGGACGAATTGATGGCTGGGCCGTAGGTATAGTTGCCAACCAGCGCAAGATCGTTAAAAGCAAGAAAGGCGAAATGCAGATGGGCGGCGTAATTTACTCCGACTCAGCTGACAAAGCTGCCCGCTTTATCATGAACTGCAACCAGAAAAAGATTCCGCTTGTGTTTCTGCAGGACGTATCCGGTTTTATGGTGGGTAGCAAGGCCGAGCACGGCGGTATTATTAAGGATGGTGCTAAAATGGTGAATGCTATGGCAAACTCGGTGGTGCCTAAGTTCACGATTATAGTTGGTAACAGCTATGGTGCCGGTAACTATGCCATGTGCGGCAAAGCCTACGATCCGCGCCTGATCTATTCGTGGCCAACAGCCCAGCTTGCGGTAATGAGTGGTGCAGCGGCTGCCAAAACATTGCTTCAGATTCAGGTATCGGCATTAAAAGCAAAAGGCGAAGAAATTACACCGGAAGCAGAACAGGAGTTATTGGAGCGCATTACGGCAAAGTATAACGAAGAACTGTCACCTTATTACGCGGCGGCTCGTTTATGGGTAGATGGCATCATTGATCCGCTTGAAACCCGAAAAGTAATATCAATGGGTATTGAAGCCGCTAACCACGCACCTATAGAGAAGCCATATAACGTAGGTGTGATACAGACGTGA
- a CDS encoding transglutaminase-like domain-containing protein: MTKKEIKALISLLDDSDYEVASHVEKKIISLGEGAIPLLEEEWEETLNTDLQKKIEDLIHDMQFNGLLHRLQHWKEEGGTDLLKGMWLVNSYLYPDVDYASISKIMDQLYFDAWTHMKDDMHPYDQIKSLNNVLFREKKFTANTKNFHSPSNSMLHLALETKRGNPLTLCVIYMVIAQRLGFPVYGVNLPNLFILTYKMDGVQFYINVYNKGLILSKADIDNYILQLNLNPVDIFYEPTSNLEIIKRALRNLAFSFEKMKDLEKATEVTKLLTAITDDDPAIQ; encoded by the coding sequence TTGACTAAGAAGGAAATAAAGGCGCTTATCTCGCTGTTGGATGATTCGGATTATGAGGTAGCGTCGCATGTTGAGAAGAAGATAATTTCGCTGGGGGAAGGGGCAATTCCTTTGCTGGAAGAGGAGTGGGAAGAAACTCTGAACACTGATCTGCAGAAAAAGATCGAAGACCTTATCCACGACATGCAGTTTAACGGGCTGTTGCACCGTTTGCAGCACTGGAAAGAAGAAGGCGGCACCGATCTGCTGAAAGGGATGTGGCTGGTGAATTCTTACCTCTACCCTGATGTAGATTATGCAAGCATCTCCAAAATTATGGACCAGCTATACTTTGATGCCTGGACCCATATGAAGGATGACATGCATCCTTACGACCAGATAAAGTCACTGAACAATGTGCTGTTCCGGGAGAAGAAGTTTACGGCCAATACCAAGAATTTCCATTCGCCATCAAACTCCATGCTGCACCTGGCCCTGGAAACCAAACGCGGCAACCCGCTTACGCTTTGCGTTATTTACATGGTAATTGCACAACGCCTGGGCTTTCCGGTGTATGGGGTAAACCTGCCCAACCTGTTTATACTTACCTATAAAATGGACGGGGTGCAGTTCTACATCAACGTTTACAACAAAGGGCTTATACTTTCCAAAGCGGATATCGATAACTATATTCTGCAGCTGAACCTGAACCCGGTTGATATTTTTTACGAACCGACTTCCAACCTCGAGATCATCAAACGCGCTTTACGTAACTTAGCCTTTTCCTTCGAGAAAATGAAAGACCTCGAAAAAGCCACCGAAGTAACCAAACTGCTCACTGCCATCACGGATGATGATCCGGCTATTCAGTAG
- a CDS encoding thioredoxin family protein gives MKFLATLAAAVILTVSAFAQNSSYQLGDKVSDFTLQGVGNSKVSLSDFAKSKTVVLVFTNNTCPYAKLYENRLVTLSSTYASKGVQFIFINPGVGMGEGSETLEDMATKNYRFPYLADEGQKVSSRFGATKTPEVFVLHNTGDSFVLKYKGAIDDNPQVDSGVKNPYLKNVIDEVLASRTVTVADKRATGCLIRKY, from the coding sequence ATGAAATTTTTAGCAACCTTAGCGGCTGCCGTTATACTTACGGTAAGTGCCTTTGCACAGAACAGCAGCTACCAACTTGGCGATAAGGTCTCGGATTTTACGTTGCAGGGTGTGGGTAACTCAAAGGTATCGCTGAGCGACTTCGCCAAAAGCAAAACGGTGGTGCTGGTATTTACCAATAACACCTGCCCTTATGCCAAACTATACGAAAACCGACTGGTAACCTTATCGAGCACGTATGCCAGCAAAGGCGTGCAGTTTATCTTTATTAACCCGGGTGTAGGTATGGGCGAAGGCAGCGAAACGCTTGAAGACATGGCTACCAAGAACTATAGATTCCCATACCTGGCCGACGAAGGACAGAAAGTTAGCTCACGCTTTGGCGCAACTAAGACCCCGGAAGTATTTGTACTGCATAACACCGGCGACAGCTTTGTGTTAAAGTATAAAGGTGCCATAGACGATAACCCACAGGTTGACAGCGGCGTGAAAAACCCTTACCTGAAAAACGTGATAGATGAGGTACTGGCCAGCCGAACTGTAACCGTAGCTGATAAACGCGCCACCGGCTGTCTGATCAGGAAATACTAA
- a CDS encoding 4'-phosphopantetheinyl transferase superfamily protein, translating to MPLLYSRQLNEHTILGAWSITERTDELLLALPAGITLDMMLEQAHPRRQKEWLASRVLVYSLLQQFTSDTPVLQRNAHGKPVFEQAPYFVSISHSPGLAAVILSDKFEVGIDVELLSEKALRVADKFLSEAEKEYTCGEADKTCLYWSAKETLYKMYSQRQLIFKENLLLQPSPETENLLLGCVQTDKFSKLYQVQHEVLQQHILTYCIDNSTNKL from the coding sequence ATGCCCCTACTCTATTCACGGCAGCTTAACGAGCATACTATACTTGGTGCGTGGTCTATTACAGAACGCACTGATGAGCTTTTGCTTGCCCTGCCCGCTGGAATTACTTTGGATATGATGCTGGAACAGGCACATCCGCGCCGGCAAAAAGAGTGGCTGGCCAGCAGAGTACTGGTTTATAGTTTACTACAGCAGTTTACGTCAGATACACCTGTACTTCAGCGCAATGCGCATGGTAAACCGGTATTTGAGCAGGCGCCATACTTTGTATCCATCAGTCATTCGCCGGGGCTGGCGGCGGTTATACTTTCGGATAAATTTGAAGTTGGCATAGATGTTGAATTACTAAGTGAAAAGGCGCTGCGTGTGGCAGATAAGTTTTTGAGCGAAGCCGAGAAAGAATATACCTGCGGCGAAGCAGATAAAACCTGTTTGTACTGGAGCGCCAAAGAAACATTGTATAAAATGTATAGCCAACGGCAGCTGATATTTAAGGAAAACCTGCTGCTGCAACCTAGCCCTGAAACAGAAAATTTGCTTTTGGGATGTGTGCAGACAGATAAATTTTCTAAATTGTATCAGGTACAGCACGAGGTTTTACAGCAACACATACTTACTTATTGCATCGATAATTCTACAAACAAACTATAG
- a CDS encoding WD40 repeat domain-containing protein, giving the protein MASNVQVQKIATLTGHRDCVYSLEQSADEAHFYSAAGDGLIVRWNLNDPENGELIARTESSVYAIKFLPDRDLLLVGQNNDGLQVIDVQEKKIVKSVPLPKVAIFDIVYAPDVNKVFMGLANGSIAVLAADTFELETMIRKSEKSVRSLAYNHKTRELAAGYSDHTVRIFDAVSFDLKYELQNHTNSVFTLTYSPNGELLLTGGRDAHLRVWEVQNKYKERGYVIAHMYTINHITYSPDGRYFATCSMDKSIKVWDAETFKLLKVIDKVRNASHGTSVNKLFWSAHQNQLVSCSDDRTISVWDINFNAL; this is encoded by the coding sequence ATGGCAAGCAACGTACAAGTACAGAAAATAGCCACCCTTACCGGCCACCGCGATTGTGTTTATAGCTTGGAACAGTCTGCGGATGAGGCGCATTTTTACTCAGCTGCCGGTGATGGCTTGATTGTGCGCTGGAACCTGAACGACCCTGAAAATGGCGAACTGATTGCCCGTACCGAAAGCTCTGTTTACGCCATTAAATTCCTCCCGGACCGCGACCTGTTGCTAGTTGGGCAGAACAACGACGGCCTGCAGGTAATTGATGTTCAGGAAAAGAAAATAGTAAAGTCGGTGCCGTTGCCCAAGGTAGCCATTTTTGATATTGTGTACGCTCCTGATGTAAATAAAGTATTCATGGGGCTCGCCAACGGAAGTATAGCCGTACTTGCTGCTGATACCTTTGAACTGGAAACGATGATTCGGAAATCAGAGAAAAGTGTACGTAGCCTGGCATACAACCATAAAACCAGAGAACTGGCAGCCGGCTACAGCGATCACACAGTCAGAATATTTGATGCCGTTTCGTTTGACCTGAAGTATGAGCTGCAGAACCACACCAATTCGGTGTTTACCCTGACTTACTCACCAAACGGCGAGTTGCTTTTAACAGGCGGCCGTGATGCCCATTTACGGGTTTGGGAAGTACAAAACAAGTATAAAGAACGCGGCTATGTGATTGCGCACATGTATACTATAAACCACATCACCTACAGCCCCGATGGCCGCTATTTTGCTACCTGTAGCATGGATAAAAGTATAAAAGTATGGGACGCAGAAACCTTTAAGTTGTTGAAGGTGATAGACAAAGTACGCAATGCCAGCCACGGCACATCAGTTAATAAATTATTTTGGTCGGCTCATCAGAATCAGTTAGTTTCGTGTAGCGATGACCGTACCATTTCGGTTTGGGATATAAATTTTAATGCGTTATGA
- a CDS encoding DivIVA domain-containing protein, producing MKITPLDIRQKTFEKAFRGLDKDEVNAFLLTLSQQWEKLLDENKDLRMKLDAANRETQKLREVESSLYKTLKTAEDTGNNILEQATKSAELRAREAELQANELLNKARNQARQVLEDAARQTERMVAEMQEEVKSLEQEYQRMEGYLDTMVRDLKNLANEALEKVERTKAKPKSSVNSMLSRAANVTIDNTELLKTLKDMDTTAIEIIPQQIPASTAANAPVVVQNNGKEYNPLGDPAPDVTQPHPEIPNPVTPVPNVPSPEIEPIKPDYPGRVPAPDIEQPVPEIKPVQPDKPEIQPPLTEPSRNAFAANGAAVKQGGGSFFDEIA from the coding sequence ATGAAGATTACACCGTTAGACATCAGACAAAAAACGTTTGAGAAGGCATTCAGAGGATTAGACAAGGATGAAGTAAATGCTTTTTTGCTGACACTGTCGCAGCAGTGGGAAAAGTTATTGGATGAAAACAAAGACCTGCGTATGAAGCTGGATGCCGCTAACCGCGAAACCCAGAAACTGCGCGAAGTAGAATCATCGCTTTATAAAACGCTTAAAACAGCCGAAGATACTGGAAACAACATACTGGAGCAGGCTACCAAGTCGGCTGAACTACGTGCCCGCGAAGCCGAGCTGCAGGCCAATGAACTGCTGAACAAAGCCCGCAACCAGGCACGCCAGGTCCTGGAAGATGCAGCCCGCCAGACCGAGAGAATGGTAGCAGAAATGCAGGAAGAAGTTAAGTCTTTGGAGCAGGAATACCAGCGCATGGAAGGCTACCTGGATACCATGGTACGTGACCTGAAGAACCTGGCTAACGAAGCCCTTGAAAAAGTGGAGCGTACAAAAGCTAAACCTAAGAGTTCGGTAAACAGTATGCTTTCAAGAGCAGCCAATGTAACAATTGATAACACAGAGCTGCTGAAAACCTTGAAAGACATGGATACAACAGCAATAGAAATTATACCACAGCAGATACCGGCATCTACAGCAGCCAACGCACCTGTAGTTGTGCAGAACAATGGCAAAGAGTACAATCCGCTTGGCGACCCGGCACCAGATGTAACACAGCCACACCCGGAGATCCCAAACCCGGTAACACCTGTGCCTAATGTGCCATCACCTGAGATCGAGCCTATAAAGCCGGATTACCCGGGCCGCGTGCCTGCACCGGATATTGAGCAACCAGTACCGGAAATTAAGCCTGTGCAGCCAGACAAACCAGAAATTCAGCCACCACTAACAGAGCCGTCGCGCAATGCGTTTGCTGCAAACGGTGCTGCTGTTAAACAAGGCGGAGGTTCTTTCTTCGACGAAATAGCCTAA
- the folB gene encoding dihydroneopterin aldolase — protein MGQIALEGMEFFAFHGFYDEEQKIGNKYGIDLIINTDLRRAAESDNLDETVNYEMLYALVLEEMKVPARLLEHLGHRIIDKVYERFPFVQSVKVSVYKYNPPLGGICKWAKVTLEEAR, from the coding sequence ATGGGGCAGATCGCACTGGAAGGCATGGAGTTCTTTGCCTTCCATGGTTTTTACGACGAAGAGCAGAAGATCGGAAACAAGTATGGCATCGACCTGATCATAAACACCGACCTGCGTCGTGCCGCTGAATCTGATAACCTGGATGAAACCGTAAACTACGAAATGCTGTACGCGCTGGTGCTGGAAGAAATGAAAGTGCCGGCTCGCCTGCTGGAACACCTCGGCCACCGTATCATCGACAAAGTATACGAGCGGTTTCCGTTTGTGCAGTCGGTGAAGGTAAGCGTTTACAAGTATAACCCACCGCTCGGAGGCATCTGCAAATGGGCTAAGGTTACCTTAGAAGAAGCAAGGTAA
- the meaB gene encoding methylmalonyl Co-A mutase-associated GTPase MeaB, which yields MAKRFSTDTYVNGILSGDRVLLSRAITLLESKLPQDQELAQEVIDKVLPYAGNAVRIGITGVPGVGKSTFIEAFGNYLIEHEQKKLAVLAIDPTSQRTGGSILGDKTRMESLSINPQAFIRPSPAGKSLGGVAKSTRETIILCEAAGFDAIIVETVGVGQSETAVHAMVDFFLLLMLAGAGDELQGIKRGIMEMADGIAITKADGTNAGKAKAARAEYQNALHLYPMSASGWLPKVSTCSALLQTGLDTIWQTIADYLKLTQNNGYFEKKRRDQNLQWMYEAIRQGLEDNFYAHQQVKEQLPTIAEQVKLGQKSAFAAAHELLKLV from the coding sequence ATGGCTAAAAGATTTTCTACTGACACTTATGTGAATGGTATTTTAAGCGGAGACCGGGTACTGCTGAGCCGTGCCATTACATTGTTAGAAAGCAAATTACCACAGGACCAGGAACTGGCCCAGGAAGTGATAGATAAAGTATTGCCTTATGCTGGGAATGCTGTGCGCATAGGTATAACCGGCGTGCCGGGTGTAGGTAAAAGCACCTTTATAGAAGCATTTGGCAACTACCTGATAGAGCACGAACAGAAGAAGCTAGCTGTACTGGCTATAGACCCTACCAGCCAGCGCACCGGCGGAAGTATACTCGGCGACAAGACCCGTATGGAGTCGCTGTCTATAAACCCGCAGGCTTTTATCCGTCCTTCTCCGGCTGGGAAATCGCTTGGTGGTGTTGCCAAAAGTACCCGTGAAACCATTATACTTTGTGAAGCCGCCGGTTTTGATGCCATTATCGTTGAGACTGTTGGGGTTGGCCAGTCTGAAACGGCGGTTCATGCCATGGTTGATTTTTTCCTGCTGCTGATGCTGGCCGGTGCGGGTGATGAGCTGCAAGGTATAAAACGTGGCATCATGGAGATGGCAGATGGCATTGCCATTACCAAAGCCGACGGCACTAATGCAGGCAAAGCCAAAGCTGCCCGCGCCGAATACCAGAATGCCCTGCACCTTTACCCCATGAGCGCCTCCGGCTGGTTGCCCAAAGTATCCACCTGCTCCGCGCTACTACAAACCGGCCTCGACACCATCTGGCAAACTATAGCAGACTATCTAAAGCTGACACAAAACAACGGTTACTTTGAAAAGAAGCGCCGCGACCAGAACCTGCAATGGATGTATGAAGCAATCCGACAGGGGCTGGAAGATAATTTCTATGCACACCAGCAAGTAAAAGAGCAGTTACCAACTATAGCCGAACAGGTTAAGCTGGGACAAAAGTCTGCTTTTGCCGCTGCGCATGAGTTGCTGAAGTTGGTGTAA
- a CDS encoding DUF5723 family protein — MKKVLLAATALLVGQVTALAQSESSSYSVVSRGGVMNTFVHDYQAIGVNPANLGRSTSFISFTVAEFGGYYSSQAFTRRTLKNAIKLTSDSSIGEAERQELASAFTSDNVLNIGADVNTLALSVSLPKIGGFAISNRQRMLGHAGFNKNFAELLFLGQDASMFNEVAPDETLYVSELFDGSEIKMSWVNEWNLAYGRKIMDLPLINIYGGVGYKYLQGLGLYEFSAKGGKVKAYNAFSPVLDANYDDYRDDPKFNYDGADGLLNPVGRGHGVDLGLSAEIIKIVKVSASVTDIGNIKWTENLLEGQDKGFTLEQMAEDGANNNDFWKDAGKMARSIVDSALVFSPVSEMKVSLPTRFRFGAGVKIGQRVEVGVDYVAPLNKAPGNLAGDFVGLGIDFSPVPVFRLSSGVSSGAGDKVNIPFGFAITSPVYEFGIGMRDVTAPFTKNNPGASVAMGFLRFKIGKPQLL; from the coding sequence ATGAAAAAGGTACTTTTGGCTGCCACAGCTTTGCTGGTAGGGCAGGTTACCGCTTTGGCACAGTCTGAGAGCAGCAGCTACTCTGTTGTGAGCCGTGGTGGTGTAATGAACACGTTTGTGCACGACTACCAAGCAATAGGGGTAAACCCTGCCAACCTGGGCAGAAGCACATCATTTATCTCCTTTACAGTAGCTGAATTCGGTGGATACTACAGCTCGCAGGCTTTTACCCGCAGAACCCTAAAAAATGCTATCAAATTAACTTCTGATTCCTCTATAGGAGAGGCAGAGCGTCAGGAGCTTGCCAGCGCATTTACCAGCGACAACGTGCTGAACATAGGTGCAGATGTAAATACGTTAGCATTGTCAGTTAGCCTGCCTAAGATCGGTGGTTTTGCCATCAGCAACAGGCAGCGTATGCTGGGCCATGCCGGCTTTAACAAAAACTTTGCTGAGTTGCTTTTCCTAGGTCAGGATGCTTCTATGTTTAACGAGGTAGCGCCTGATGAGACATTATATGTTTCTGAACTGTTTGATGGCTCTGAAATAAAAATGTCGTGGGTAAATGAATGGAACCTGGCATACGGCCGCAAAATTATGGACCTACCACTGATCAATATTTATGGTGGTGTCGGCTACAAATATCTGCAGGGATTAGGCTTGTACGAATTCAGTGCAAAAGGTGGCAAAGTAAAAGCTTACAACGCTTTCTCTCCGGTGCTGGATGCCAATTACGATGACTATAGGGATGATCCGAAATTTAACTACGATGGTGCAGACGGATTGCTGAACCCCGTTGGACGTGGCCATGGGGTAGATCTTGGTTTATCTGCTGAGATCATCAAAATTGTAAAAGTAAGTGCTTCGGTAACCGATATTGGTAACATTAAGTGGACAGAGAACCTGCTGGAAGGTCAGGACAAAGGCTTTACGCTGGAACAAATGGCAGAAGACGGTGCAAACAATAATGATTTCTGGAAAGACGCTGGCAAAATGGCCCGGTCTATAGTTGACAGCGCGTTGGTTTTCTCTCCGGTAAGTGAAATGAAAGTAAGCCTGCCTACACGTTTCCGTTTTGGTGCTGGTGTTAAAATTGGCCAGCGTGTTGAAGTAGGTGTTGACTATGTGGCGCCGCTCAACAAAGCTCCAGGTAACCTTGCCGGCGATTTTGTAGGCTTAGGTATAGATTTCTCCCCGGTTCCGGTATTCCGCCTGAGCTCCGGTGTTTCTTCAGGGGCAGGTGATAAGGTTAATATTCCTTTTGGTTTTGCTATTACATCGCCGGTATATGAGTTTGGTATAGGTATGCGCGACGTAACAGCTCCATTCACAAAAAATAACCCGGGAGCATCTGTTGCCATGGGCTTCCTGAGATTTAAGATCGGTAAACCACAGCTTCTTTAA
- a CDS encoding YncE family protein, translated as MIRFKHLAAAFILCCAAIVAQAQGEQKNWYFGKGAGITFTGDSAVAVTNGRLNTEEGSASISDKNGNLLFYTNGITVWNRNHKVMPNGNGLLGGNSSTQSALILPKPGSEAIYYIFTTDIQAQSDGLRYSILDMSKDNGNGDIVFKNTFMIAPATEKLTAVRHKNGKDWWVIAHRWNSNAYMSFLVSEEGVATEPVLSNVGTVHGGANRKAIGYLKPSPDGTKLAAALWNDNSNFELLKFDRSTGKVSDPILFKGFSEAYGIAFSPDGSKLYGTTNNKGTGKGQIIQFDLRAGTPDAITKSATIVATSGSPTLGSLQLGPDGRIYVARRDNLYLGVIYKPNAKGKAVQYKDNGFRLAGRKSDLGLPNFAQDVKR; from the coding sequence ATGATCAGATTTAAACACCTGGCAGCAGCTTTTATACTTTGCTGTGCTGCTATTGTGGCCCAGGCACAGGGCGAACAAAAGAACTGGTACTTCGGCAAAGGTGCCGGCATTACTTTTACCGGCGACTCAGCAGTAGCTGTAACCAATGGCAGGCTTAATACAGAAGAGGGCAGCGCCAGCATTTCTGATAAAAACGGTAATCTGCTGTTCTACACTAATGGCATCACGGTCTGGAACCGCAACCATAAAGTAATGCCAAATGGCAATGGGCTGTTGGGCGGCAATTCATCAACACAATCGGCACTTATACTTCCAAAACCCGGCAGCGAAGCCATCTACTATATTTTCACGACCGATATACAAGCGCAGTCTGATGGGTTACGCTATAGTATACTAGATATGAGCAAAGACAATGGCAACGGCGACATCGTCTTCAAAAATACGTTTATGATAGCTCCGGCCACCGAAAAGTTAACTGCAGTGCGTCACAAAAACGGCAAAGACTGGTGGGTCATTGCGCATCGCTGGAACAGTAATGCCTATATGTCTTTCCTGGTTTCGGAAGAAGGAGTTGCCACAGAGCCTGTGTTGAGCAATGTAGGTACGGTGCATGGGGGCGCCAACCGTAAAGCAATCGGCTATCTGAAACCGTCACCGGACGGCACCAAACTGGCAGCAGCTCTCTGGAACGACAACAGCAATTTTGAGCTACTTAAGTTTGACCGTAGTACCGGCAAGGTATCTGATCCTATACTTTTTAAAGGCTTTTCCGAGGCTTATGGTATAGCCTTCTCACCGGATGGCAGCAAACTTTACGGAACAACTAATAACAAAGGAACGGGCAAAGGCCAGATCATACAGTTTGACCTTCGGGCTGGCACCCCGGATGCCATAACAAAATCAGCAACTATAGTAGCTACTTCCGGCAGCCCTACGCTCGGCTCGTTGCAACTTGGGCCAGACGGCAGAATTTATGTAGCCCGCAGAGATAACTTATACCTGGGTGTGATCTATAAACCAAATGCTAAGGGCAAAGCTGTGCAGTATAAAGACAATGGTTTTAGGCTGGCCGGCCGAAAGAGTGACCTAGGCTTACCTAATTTTGCACAGGATGTAAAACGATAA